The window ACGGCGTACGCGGGCCTCCTCGGGGCCGCGATCCTGTCGATGCTGTACCCGGCCGACGGCGCCGGCCGGGCCGACGACGGGCGCGGCCCGGCCGGCGACGCGCAGGTCGCCGAGGTGGTGGCGGCCCTCGCGGCCGGGCCGGGAGAGCCGTGGACGCTCGACCGCATGGCGGGCCTGGTGCACCTGTCGCGCTCCGCGCTGACCGAGCGGTTCCGCCGCGCCACCGGGCACAGCCCCATGCGGATGCTGCGGGAGGTGCGCATGAACCGGGCCCGCACCCTGCTCACCAAGCAGTGCCTGGCGGTCACGCGCGTGGCGTTCGAGGTGGGCTACGGGTCGGTCGCCGCGTTCAGCCGGGCGTTCACCGCGGACCACGGCGTCTCGCCGCTCGCGTGGCGCACCGCACCCGACGCCGCTGCGTCGGGCCTGGTCGTGCCCGACGCCGCGGCGTCCCGCACCCCCAGGGCGTCAGTCGCGGGGTATCCGCAGCAACGCCCAGCCGAGCCCCGCCGCCACCGCAGCTCCCGCGCCGACCAGCAGCAGCGGCCGGACACCGTACCCGTCCAGTAGCGCGCCGCCCAGCGCGGAGCCCACCGTGATCGCCACCTGGAAGGCGGTGACGCTGAGCGCCATCGCGGACTCGGTCCGCTGGGGCTCGACCCGCGCGCCCCAGAGCTGGACGACGACGGGGATCATGTTGAACGCGAAGCCCCACAGGACCACCGCGACGGTCAGCATCGGCACGGACGAGGCATTCGCCGTGAGCACCAGGGCGATGCCGAGCGCGATCGGCGCGGCCCCGGCCAGGGGCCGCAGCCAGCGCGCGAGCATCCCGGCCACGATCGTGCCGGTGACGGCGCCGACGCCCCACGCCAGCAGCATCCAGGTGGTGGCGGCGGGGTCGATGCGGTCGATCGCGAGGCGGATGTACGGGTAGGCCGCGAAGTTGCCGAAGGCGACCAGCACCACACAACCGATGCCCGCCATCAGTCGCGTGCTGCGCAGGGCCTCGCGCAGCATCCGCAGGCCCGCCGTCGGGTGGGCCGGGACGGAGGGGAGGGCCACGGCGAGGGCGACCGCGCTGATCGCGCAGAGGACGGCGGCGCCTCCGAACGCCGCCCGCCAGCCGATCGCGTCGCCCACTATCGATCCGACCGGGACGCCGAGGACTGTCGCGATGCTGACGCCGAACGAGATCGCCGACGACACCAGGCGGTCCCTGCCGGGGACGGCGTGCGTGCCGACGCCGAAGGCGAACGACCAGTACCCGGCGATCGCGATGCCCAGCAGGAGGCGGCCGATCAGTAGCACGGCGAAGCTGGGCGCGACGGCGACCGCGAGGTTCGACAGCGCGGCGGCGGCGAGCAGGCCGAGCATCACCGTGCGCCGGTCGGTCCGGGGGAGCAGCACCGCGATGCTCGGCGCAGTGAAGGCCCCGGCGATCGCCGTCGCGGCCACGGCCAGGCCCGCTGTTCCCTCACTGACGCCGATGTCGGCCGCGAGGCCAGGCAGGACGCTCGCGGGCAGGAACTCGCTGGCGACCAGGATCGCTATGCCGAACGAGAGCGCGACGACGGGAGTCCAGGTAGTGCGGGGCGGGGCGCTCGGGTCGGTGCTCGGATCGGTGCTCGGGTCAGTGCTCGGTGGTGAAGGCTGTGCGGGCACAGTGGCGCTCTGGGTGGGCATGCCCCCAGCCTGGGCGCCGTCCGCCCGAACGTGTTGACCGTACGGCGCACCCTGTTGACCGCCCGGCCGAGAAGCTCGGCCGGTCTACTCGGCCGGGGTTGTCGAGCGTTCCTGGCGCCAGGCGCGGATGCCCGCGACTATCGACGCCGCTATCACCACACCGGCCACTATGTACGCGATCGGTCGTACCGACGGGTCCGACGCCGCGAAGTACCCGAGCACCGTGATCAGCACCGCCCAGCTCAGCGCCCCGAAGATGTTCGCCGTCAGGAACCGCCCGTACGGCATGCGGGTCACCCCCGCGATGACCGGCACGAACACCCGGGCCCACGGCATGTAGCGGCCGATCACCACGGACCACCACCCGAACAGGTCGTAGAACTTCTCGGTACGGACCACCGCGGCCCGCACCCAGCGGCCCTTCCGCGACTCGAGGTACGGCCGCCCGTAGCGGCGCCCCAGCAGGAACGCGACCTGGTCGCCCGCCACCGCGGCGATACCGACGCCGATCGCGAGCACCCAGATATCGATGCGGTCGGTGCTGCCGGCCACGATCCCGGCGCCGAACAGCAGGCCGTCCCCGGTGAGGAACGGGATGAAGACGCCCACGAAGAACGCGGTCCCCACGAACACGAGGCCCCAGACGACGAGGTAGAACGCGAGGGGTCCGAGCACGTCGAGCCAGCCGGCGACGTCGTCGGACACCGTGGTTCTGATCATCGTGGGCGCCTCCGGTCCTGCCAGGAAAGTCCTGGTAAGGACACCCTAATGTGCGCGGCGGCCGGTCCGGTCCCGTCACGCGCCCTCACGCGCCGGGGCGGTCGACCACGCGGGACATCACGAGGGCCGTGCGCGTCTTGACCACGTGGGTGACGGTCCGGATGCGCTCCACGGTGCGCTCGATCTCCTCCATGCTGGTGGCCATGACGTGCACCATCGCGTCGGCGTCGCCGGTCACCGTGGAGACGCGCACCACCTCGGGGATCGGCGCGAAGTCGCGTTCGAGCACCTTCGGCGACACGATGCCGGAGCAGAAGATCTCGACGTAGCCCTCCAGGATCCAGCCCATCGCCTGCGGATCCACGCGCACGGTGAAGCCCGCGATCTCCCCGCGGGCGAGCATGAGGTCGACCCGGCGCTTCACGGCGGGTGCCGAGAGCCCGACGGCGCTGCCGACCTCCTGATAGGTGGCGCGCCCGTCGCGCAGCAGCTCTCCGACGATCGCCCGATTCACGGCATCCATGAACGAATCGTTCACCGGGCGGCGCGATAACGCAAGATTCCGCGCCTGACTGCGCAACGGATGCGTGCTTGTTGTGAATCGGTGCGCCCGTAGCCTCACGGCATGACGCAGAACACCGCGCCCATGGCGCAGACCGCGCCGCAGCGCTCCGCGACGCCGCGGCACTACCTCATGTGCCCGCCCACCTACTTCGACGTCGTCTACGCCATCAACCCGTGGATGGACCCGTCCTCGCCCGTCGACACCGCCAAGGCGCTCGCCCAGTGGGAGGCGCTCCGCGACGCCTACGAGGCACGCGGCCACCGGGTCGACGTCATCCAGCCCGAGCCCGGCCTGCCCGACATGGTCTACGCGGCCAACGGCGGCATCGTCGTCGGCGGCCGGGCGCTCGCCGCCCGGTTCACGTTCCCCGAGCGCGCCGCCGAGGGCCCGGCCTACGACCGCTGGTTCGACACGGACGCCGCCGCGCCCTACCGCCGGCTCGGCGAGGCTGTCGAGACCATGGAGGGCGAAGGCGACCTCCTGCTGATCGGCAAGCTGCTGCTCGCGGGCACCGGGTTCCGCACCACGCCCGCCGGGCACGCCGAGGTCGCGGAGCGCCTGGAGCTCGCCGCGCAGGGCATCGAGCTGGTCCCGCTCGAGCTGGTCGACCCGCGCTACTACCACCTCGACACGGCACTCTCGGTGCTCGACGACGGCGCCGTCTCCGGCGAGACCGTCATCGCCTACCACCCCGAGGCGTTCAGCCCGGCCGCGCAGGAGACGCTGCGCGAGCGGTTCCCCGACGCGATCCTCGTCGGCGCGGACGACGCCGCCGTGCTCGGCCTGAACGTCGTCTCCGACGGGCTGCACGTGTTCCTGAGCGACCGCGCCCGCGACTACGCCGACGCCCTCAAGGAGCGCGGGTTCATCCCGATCGGTGTCGACCTGTCCGAGATCTTCAAGGGCGGCGGCTCGGTCAAGTGCTGCACGCTCGAGCTGCGCCCGGCGTCCGACACCCTCGCCACAGCCGTCACCACCGAGGAGACCCCGCGATGACCACAGTCCCGTACCTCGACGTCGCCGCCACCGCCCGCTGGGTGGCGCGCCGCGGCCCCGAGGCCGCGATCGCGGCCCTGACCGACGCGCTGGAGCGCGACTTCGCGCGCTGGCCGGAGCTCGACAAGCGGCCGCGCATCGCGTCGCACTCCGCCGAAGGTGTCATCGAGCTCATGCCCACCTCCGACGCCGAGACCTACGGGTTCAAGCTGGTCAACGGGCACCCGCTGAACCCGTCCAACGGGTTCCAGACGGTCACCGCGATCGGCATGCTCGCCGACGTCCGCAACGGCTACCCGACATTCCTCGCCGAGATGACGCTGCTCACCGCGCTGCGCACGGCCGCGACGTCGGCCCTGGCCGCCCGGTACCTCGCGCCGGCGAACTCCCGGACGCTGGCCCTGATCGGCTGCGGTTCGCAGGCCGAGTTCCAGGCGCTCGGCATGCGCGCCGAGCTGGGCATCGAGACGCTGCGCGTGTTCGACGTCGACCGCGACGCCATGCACAAGCTGGCAAAGCACGCGAAGGCCCTCGGCTTCGACGTCGTGCTGGCCGACGACGCCGCTGACGCGGTGCGCGGCGCCGACGTCATCACCACCTGCACCGCCGACAAGCAGAACGCGACGGTGCTGCACGACGCCGACGTGCCCGCCGGGGTGTTCATCAACGCGATCGGCGGCGACTGCCCGGGCAAGACCGAGCTGGACCCGGCGATCGTGGCGCGCGCAAGCGTGTTCGTGGAGCTGCCGGAGCAGACCCGCATCGAGGGCGAGATCCAGCACCAGGCGCCCGACTTCCCCGTCACCGAGCTCTGGCAGGTCATCACCGGTGCCGCTGAGGGGCGCCGGAGCCAGGACGAGCTGGTCGTCTGGGACTCGGTCGGCTTCGCGGTGGAGGACTGGACGACGCTGAAGTTCGTCCTGGCCGACGTGACGGCGAACGCCCCGGAGCTCCTGGGCCACCTGGACCTGATCGCAGACCCGGAAGACCCGAAGGACCTGTTCTCCCTGGTCGCCGACGCCTGAGCGAACTGCCACGGACCACGCCACTGACTCGCTGTCTTCGATCAGTTGAGTCAGTGGCGTGGTCGGACCAACCCACTGACTCGCTGTATTCGATCAGCTGAGTCAGTGGCGTGGTCGGACCAAGCCACTGACTCGCCGTTCGGTGCGGGTTGGTCGGCGAGTCAGTGGTGGGCGGTTAGAGGAGGTGGGGGCGGAGGGGTGGTTCCTGCTCGAAGTTGTGGAACGGGTGGACCGGGGCCGCGAGACGGTGGTGGCCCAGGCGGAGCAGGTCCTGGTCGACGCCGCCCGGGGTGAGCATGAGCATCCAGTCGGCCGCCATGTTGTACAGCTCGGGCTCCAGGTAGCCGATCTTGACCACTACGACGTCGGTCCCGCGCGGGTCCAGGCCGATCGACGTGAAGTCGCGCTCCAGGTGGTACGGCTTGCGCCGCTCCGTGAGGATCACCCGCAGCCCGCCGATGCGCACGACGGCGACGATGCCCGCGTCGGGGTCGCCCTCGCTGACGTGCTCGACAACGCCCCGGAGCCGGACCGGCCCGTGTGGGCCGTCGTCGACCCGGGCGCCGGCCTCGACGTCGATCTCGGCGCCCGCGACGTGCTCGGCCCAGGCCTTCGCCACGGTGCGCGCGGCATCGGCGTCGGGCAACGAGGCGTAGATCGCCGTCTGCCTACGGACGTCGGATGGAGACGCGCCGTCCGCTGTCCGAGTCCCGCGTTCGGCCCTGGGCCCGACGTCGACCGCAGCCCCGCCCTCCTCAACCCCAGCGAAAGCCGGCTCCGCCAGCAGCTGCGCCAGCGTCCACGTGACGTCCCCCGCGCCGCCCGCCGTCGGGTTGTCGCCCGAATCCGACAGGAAGTACGGCCGCTGGTCGCTCGCCAGCGCGGTCGCCACGCACTCCTCGTACGGGGCGGCGGGCGCGACAAAGACGAACTCGTCGCGCGCCTCCCAGTACCGCCGGGCGAGCCGCTCGGCCTCGCGCACGATCAGCTCCTCGTCGTCGCCCGTGACGACGACGGCGGCCTGGCAGCTCGGCTCGTCCGCCCACGCGTACCCGACCCACAGCGCGGCGTCGACCACGCCCGGCAGCTCGGCCACGCGCGCGACGTCGGCGTAGATCGACGCGGCCGGCTCGATGCGCGTGCTCGTCTTCTCGCCCGGGAGCAGCACGGGCACCTGCACCCATGCCTTCTTGGGCGCCCCGCCGGAGCGTAGCCGCGCGAGCAGGTTCGCGGCGGCCCGCTCGCGCGTCTCCCAGACGTCCTCGTGCGGGGCCGTCCGGTAGCACGTGATCAGGTCGCTGGCCTGCGCCAGCTCCCGCGGCACGTTGCCGTGCAGGTCCATGGTGGTGCTGATCAGGGTCCGGGGCCCGACGGCGGCGCGCACGGCCGCCGCGAGGTCGGCCTCGGCGTCGTCCCGCCCGACGACGGTCATGGCGCCGTGGATGTCCAGGAGCACGCCGTCGTACGAGCCGTGCTCGGCCTGCTGGGCGCGCAGGGTTGCGACGATCTCGTCGCGCACGGACTCGTAGACCTCCGCGGGGACGGCGCCGCCCGGCAGGGAGCGGGCGTGCAGCACGCCGATCCACTCGGCGGCGTCGCGCAGGGGAGCGCCGTCGGCGAGGAAGGGATAGTGCGCCACCAGCTCGTCGCCGCGGCGGAGCGTGAAGGCCTCCCACCCCGAGCGGTGCGGGGAGAACGTGCTGGACTCGATCGACATGCCGGCGATCGCTACCCGCGGTCGGGTGGTGGTCATCGTGGTCCTTCCGAGGGGGTGGTGGCCAGGGCGTGCGGCACCAGCGCGTCCTCCAGCAGGCGGCCCACGCCCACCAGGTTCGCGTCGGCTCCCAGCGCGGACGGCGCGATCACCAGGTCGCGCGTCATGAGCGGGTGAGCGCCGGAGTAGATCTGGCTGCGGATCGCCGAGACGAACGGCTCCAGCGTGGACAGCGCGCCGCCCAGGTACACGGCGCCGGGGTTGAAGAAGTTGACCACCGTGCACAGCACCTCGCCGAGATGCCGGCCCGCGGTCCGGGTCAGGGTGGTCGCCACCGGGTCCGCGTTCCGGACGAGGGCGAGGACGTCGGCGGTCGCGGCGACGTCGTACCCCTGCTCCCTCAGGAGCCGGACCAGCGCCGCGCCCGAGGCGACCGTCTCCAGGCAGCCGCGGTTGCCGCAGGAGCACGGGGTGTCGGCGGCCGCAGGGATGGGGGTGTGCGTGATGTCGCCCGCCGCGCCGCCTGCGCCGCGGTGCAGCCGGTCGTCCGCCAGGATCCCGGCGCCGATCGCGGTGCCCGCCTTGACCGACACCGAGTGCCGCGTCCGGCGGGCGTGCCCGAAGTGCTCGCCGACGGCCATCGCGTTGGCGTCGTTCTCGACGACGGCGGGGACGCCCAGGGCCTCCTCCAGCCAGGTGCCGACGTCGAACCCCGACCAGCCCGGCATGCGCGACGGGCTGTCGAGCGCACGCCGTACCACGTCGACGGGGCCGGGCAGGGAGATGCCGACGCCGAGCAGGCGTCCGCCGTCGGGCGCCGCGCTCGCCAGATCCCGGAGCGCGGCCGTGACCTGCGTCAGCACCGGCTCCGGGCCGTCGGCCACCGTGAGCGCCACCTCCGTGGTGGTGGTGAGCTCGCCGCCGTGCCGCAGGATCCCCAGGCGGGCGTGGATGCCGCCCAGGTCGACCACACCGAGGTAGCCGGTGCTGCCGGGTACCCGCAGTGCCCGGGCCGGCGTCCGCCGCTGGACGCACCCTCGCCCGTCTCCTCCAGGACCCCCGAGGCGAGCATCGCCTGTACTCGCTGGGACACGGTGGACGGCGCGATGCCGAGCGACTCGGCGATCTCCTTGCGGGATCCGGCGCGGCCGCTCGACACGAGCACGAGGATCTCCCGCTCGAGCCGCGAAGCGGCGACCCGGGGACGCGCGGGCTGGGCCACGGGAATCCTCCAGACTTTTTTTCAAGTACGGAACAAGTAGCGGACAAGATTCTGCACCACGGCCGCGCCATGCCCGACCACGAGGTCTTCTTGCGGTCCCGAATTAACAGTCTTGTTACGGATGCCGCATAGATCCGGGCAACTTGATACGTCTACGGTGCTCAATTATTCGGCCACCGAATCAAGTGCTCGGGCAACCAAGGCTCCGGGACGGCGGCCCCGTGAACCCAAGGAGACCCCAGATGCGCACCACGCATGCCGGACGGGCCACCCGGCTGGCCGTCGGCGCGGCCGCCGCCGTCGCCCTCCTCGCCGGATGCTCCACGTCCCCCGGTGCGGACGGGGCAGACGCAGGCCGCACCGATGTGAACTACGCCCTGCCCGCCAACGCGACCCCCAACTGGATAGTGCCGCTGGGCATCGCGGGCAAGCTCGCCACCCACAACTCCGCCATCATGCGCACCCTCTGGGAGCCGCTGGTCGCCTACGACGGCTCCGAGGGCGAGGTGGGGCGCGTTGCTCAAGCGGATCTCGCCGACGAGATCACCTTCGCCGACGACGGCCGCTCCGTGACCATCACGCTCGACGAGGGCCGCACCTGGAGCGACGGCGAGCCCGTCACCTCCGCGGACGTGAAGTTCTGGTTCGACCTCGTGACCGCCAACACCGACATCTGGGCCAGCTACTCCGAGGGCCGCATGCCCGACAACGTCACCGAGGTCGCCACCCCCGACGACACGACCGTCGAGCTCACGTTCGACCAGGTCTACAACCCGGAGTGGCTGCAGGCCTCCCAGCTCACCCTCGTCGTACCCCTGCCGTCCCACGCCTGGGCCAAGACCGCCGACGACGAGGAGCCCGACCCGGCGCTCGCGGAGACGGAGGAGGGCGCGCGGGCGATCTTCGACTACCTCGTCACGCAGAGCGAGGACCTGGGTACCTACGCCACCAACCCGCTGTGGCAGACCATCAACGGGCCGTACTCCCTGACCGGGTTCACCGACTCGGGCCAGGTCGAGCTGACCAGGAACCCGCAGTACGACGGCGACGACGCCGCCTCGATCGAGACCGTGAACCTGCTCCCGTACACGTCCACGGACGCCGAGGTGAACGCGGTGCGCTCGGGCGCCGTCGACTACGGGTACATCCCGACTACCGGCCTCGACGCGCCGGAGCAGTACGAGCAGCTCGGCTACGCCGTCGAGCCGTGGGCGGGCTGGTCCATCACCTACCTGCCGTACAACTTCAACCACCCCGAGCTGGGCCCGGTCTACCGCCAGCTCTACGTGCGCCAGGCGCTGCAGCACCTGGTGGACCAGGAGCAGATCTCCGACGTGATCTGGAAGGGCGCGGCGCTGCCGGGTTACGGCCCGGTGCCGCAGAACCCCGAGAGCGACTTCCTCTCCGAGGAGCAGAAGAACAACCCCTACCCGTTCGACCCGGAGGCCGCCGCGGCGCTGCTGGCCGACCATGGCTGGACGGCAGGTTCCGACGGCGTGCTGGAGTGCACGGCCCCAGGAGAGGCCGACGACGAGTGCGGCGCCGGCATCGACGAGGGCCAGCAGCTCGCCATCACCATCCTGTCGCAGAGCGGTTCGGCCGAGACCGACAACATGTTCGCCGAGATCAAGTCCACCTTCGACCAGGCCGGCGTCGCCGTCACCATCGAGTCGGCGCCGCTGAACACGGTGCTCTCGTCCATCGCCCCGTGCACCGCCGACCAGCCCGACTGCGACTGGCAGCTGCCGTTCTTCGGCACGGCGGGCAGCTGGTACTTCGGCGGCTACCCGAGCGGCGAGCGCGTGTTCGGCACGGGCGCGGCCTCCAACTTCGGCTCGTACTCGGACGAGGCGTTCGACACCCTCATGCTCAACTCCACCGAGAGCACCGATCCGTCGGTGATGCAGGAGTACTCGAAGTACGGCGCCGAGAACCTGCCGGTCATGTGGCTGCCGAACCCCGTCTACCAGGTCTCGGTGATCAGAGACGGCCTGGAGGGCACCACGCAGGACCCGCTGGCCAGCTTCCACCCGCAGCGCTGGAGCTGGGCCGGCTGACATGACAACAGCGATCCCCGCACAGAGCGGGTCCGTTCAACCCGGGGTCGCCGCGCCCGTGCCAGTCAAAGCACAGCGCGGCGGCTTCGGCCGGTTCCTGCTCCGCCGGGTGCTGCAGGCGCTTGTCGTTGTCCTCGTGGTCAGCGTCATCGTCTTCGCGCTGCTGCACGCGCTGCCCGGCGGGCCGGCCCGCGGCGTCCTGGGCCAGCAGGCCACGCCCGAGCAGATCGCCGCGTTCGAGGCCGCCAACGGCCTGGACCAGCCGGTGGTGCTGCAGTACTTGTCGTTCCTGGGGAGGTCGCTGACGGGCGACCTCGGCGAGTCGTACCTGCTCAACCAGTCGGTCGCCGACGCCATCGGCCTGCGGCTGCCCAAGACGCTGCTGCTCACCGGGCTCTCGCTGGTCGTCGCCGTGGTCATCGCGGTGCCGATCGGCGTGTACCAGGCGGTGCGCCGCAACCGCGCCGTCGACTACTGGCTCTCGACGCTGGCGATCGTCGCCTACTCGACACCGACGTTCTTTCTCGGGATGCTGCTGATCCTGCTGCTCAGCCAGGGTGCCGGGCTCTTCCCCGCGGCCGCGCCGCAGGGCAACGGGGTGCTGGAGGTGCTGTCCCAGCCCGCGGGGCTCGTGCTGCCCGTGCTCACCGGTGCCGTGCCGATAGTGGCGACGTTCAGCCGCTACATGCGGTCCTCGACGCTGGACAACCTCGGCGAGGACTACGTGCGCACCGCCCGTGCCAAGGGCACCGGCTACCGGGACGTGGTGACGCGGCACGTGCTGCGCAACTCCCTGACGCCGGTGGTCGCGATGCTCGGCTACTACCTGCCCGTCATGTTCGGCGGCGCGCTGGTGGTCGAGCAGCTGTTCAACTACCCGGGCATGGGGCTGCTTTTCTGGAGCGCCGCGCAGAGCAGCGACTTCCCGGTGCTGCTCGGCTGCGTGCTGGTCATCTCGGTGGCGACAGTGGTCGGCTCCCTGCTGGCCGACGTCGTCCAGGCCCTGCTGGACCCGCGCACCCGCGGGGGCCTGCGATGACCGCTCTGCGACGTTTCACGAGAAACCGGCTGGCCGTGGTCGGCGCGGTGGCCCTCGTTGTGCTTGTGCTGTTCGCCGTCGTGGGCCCGTGGGTGTACCCGACGGAGCAGGTGGCGACCGACCTTGCCGCGGCCAACCTGCCGCCCGGGGTCGACGGGCACCCTCTGGGCACGGACGCGCTCGGGTACGACAACCTGGGCCGGCTCATGGCCGCCGGCCGGGTGTCGTTGCTGGTCGGGGTCCTCGCGGGAGCGCTCGCGACGGTGGTCGGCACCCTGTGGGGCGCGGTCGCCGGTTACGTGGGCGGGGTTGTGGACGCCGTCATGATGCGCGTGGTCGACGCCGGTATCGCGATCCCCGCGATCTTCCTGCTGCTGGTGCTCTCCACGATCGTGCGGCCCACGGTCGGCATGATGATCGTTGTGCTCGGCCTGGTGTCCTGGCTGGTGCCCGCCCGGCTGATCCGGGCCGAGGCCCTGTCGGTCCGCACGCGTGACTACGTGGTGGCAGCCCGTGCGATGGGCGCGACCCACCGCCGCACCGTGCTCACGCACGTCATCCCGAACACCGTGGGCACCGTGGTGGTGAACGCGACCTTCCAGGTCGCCGACGCCATCCTGCTCGTGGCGTACATCAGCTTTCTTGGCATGGGCATCCAGCCGCCCACCACCGACTGGGGTGCGATGCTCAACGACGGCATCAGCTACATCTACCAGGGCGCCTGGTGGCTCATCCTGCCGCCCGGCCTCGCGATAGTTGTTGTCGTCTGCGCCCTGAACTTTGTGGGCGACGGGCTGCGGGACGTCGTCGACGTGAAGGGGAGAACGGTATGAGCAGCTCCGCTCTTGATCCGGTGAGCGACACCGTGCTGCGCATCCGGGACCTGACCGTCACCTTTACTACCGACTCGGGCGAGGTGCCCGCCGTGCGCGGCATCAACCTGGAGGTGGCGCGCGGCCGCGTGGTCGCTCTGGTGGGCGAGTCGGGCTCGGGCAAGAGTGTCACCTCGCTCTCGGTGCTGGGGTTGCTGCCCTCGACGGCGCGCATCTCCGGTTCGGTGGAGCTGGCCGACGGCGGCACGCTGCGCGACGTCGTCGCCACCGAAGAGGACCAGCTCGTGGACCTGCGGGGCCGCGTGGCGTCCATGGTCTTCCAGGAGCCGATGACGGCGCTCAACCCGACCATGACCCTGGGCGACCAGATCGCCGAGGCGGTGCTGAACCACGAGCGGGTGCCGCGCGCCGCCGCCCGGGAGCGGGCCGTCGAGCTGCTCCGGTCGGTCGGCATCCCCGAGCCGGAGCGGCGGGCGCGGCAGTACCCGCACGAGCTGTCCGGCGGGCAGCGGCAGCGGGTGGTCATCGCGATCGCGCTGGCCTGCGAGCCGCACCTGATCGTCGCCGACGAGCCGACCACCGCCCTCGACGTGACCGTGCAGGCCGAGATCCTCGACCTGCTGCGTGACCTGGTCGCCGAGCGGGGTACCGCGCTGCTGCTCGTCACGCACAACATGGGTGTGGTGGCGGACATCGCGGACGAGGTCGCCGTGATGTCCGAGGGCCGGATCGTGGAGCACGGGCTCGTGGAGCAGGTGCTGCTCGCGCCCGAGCACGAGTACACGCGCACCCTGCTCGCCGCGGTGCCGGCGGTGCCGCCGGCAAGCTTGGGTCCGGCGGGCGGGGCGTCGTCGGCGTCGGCGTCGGACCGGGTGGCTGCCCCCGAACCAGGCAACGAACCGGGCGAGGAGTCGCGCGACGATCGCGAGGTCGTGCTCGACCTGCGCGGCGTCAGCCTTGAGTACCGCGTGCAGGGCCGGCGCGTGCGCGCCGTGGAGGATCTCGATCTGACCGTGCGTGCGGGCGAGGTGCTGGGGCTGGTCGGCGAGTCGGGCTCGGGCAAGTCGACGGCGGGGCGGGCCTGCCTGGGCTTGCTGACGCCGTCGACGGGCGAGGTGCTGCTGCTCGGCGCCTCCGTGGCGCGGGCGAGGGGGCGGGCGCGACGGCGTCTGCTGGCCGACGTCGGCGTGGTGTTCCAGGACCCGGGTGCGTCGCTGGACCCGCGCAAGCTGGTGGGCGAGTCGATAGCGGAGCCGCTGGTGATCCACGGCCGGGACGGGCGGCGCCTGTCGGTGGCCGAGCGGCGGGCGCGCGTGCGCGAGCTCCTGGATGCCGTTCGGCTGCCCGCGGGCGCCGAGCGTCGCTACCCGCACGAGTTCTCCGGCGGGCAGCGGCAGCGCATCGGGCTGGCGCGCGCCCTGGCCCTGCGGCCGCGCCTGCTGGTGGCCGACGAGCCGACCAGCGCACTCGACGTCTCCGTGCAGGCCGAGGTGCTGCAGGTGCTGCGCGACCTGCACGACGAGCTCGGCTTCGGCTGCCTGTTCATCAGCCACGACCTGGGCGTGGTGCACGAGCTGACCGACCGCGTGGCCGTGCTGCGCGCGGGCCGCCTGGTCGAGACCGGCACGACGGCCCAGGTGTTCAGCGCGCCGCGCGAGCTGTACACGGCCGAGCTGCTGGCCTCCGTGCCGACGCCGGACCCGGCGGCACAACGCGAGCGACGCGCGGCCAGGCTGCGCCTCGGCGTCGCCCGATGACGGACGGGGTGGAGGCGGGCGAGGCGACCGTCGGCGTCGACATCGGGGGCACCAAGATCCGGGCCGCGGTTGTCACGCCCGACGGCGAGGTGCTCGC is drawn from Promicromonospora sp. Populi and contains these coding sequences:
- a CDS encoding helix-turn-helix domain-containing protein, with protein sequence MTALRREWLPADASLVRPGPLWVLVLSGAATLETAGDRLTILPGDALLVDARTAHRLTADVETDLVHGDLRRAVPSAPLPSPLVQRGFGDEHRGIIALVTTCPLTVQCKADRFATAYAGLLGAAILSMLYPADGAGRADDGRGPAGDAQVAEVVAALAAGPGEPWTLDRMAGLVHLSRSALTERFRRATGHSPMRMLREVRMNRARTLLTKQCLAVTRVAFEVGYGSVAAFSRAFTADHGVSPLAWRTAPDAAASGLVVPDAAASRTPRASVAGYPQQRPAEPRRHRSSRADQQQRPDTVPVQ
- a CDS encoding MFS transporter, whose protein sequence is MPTQSATVPAQPSPPSTDPSTDPSTDPSAPPRTTWTPVVALSFGIAILVASEFLPASVLPGLAADIGVSEGTAGLAVAATAIAGAFTAPSIAVLLPRTDRRTVMLGLLAAAALSNLAVAVAPSFAVLLIGRLLLGIAIAGYWSFAFGVGTHAVPGRDRLVSSAISFGVSIATVLGVPVGSIVGDAIGWRAAFGGAAVLCAISAVALAVALPSVPAHPTAGLRMLREALRSTRLMAGIGCVVLVAFGNFAAYPYIRLAIDRIDPAATTWMLLAWGVGAVTGTIVAGMLARWLRPLAGAAPIALGIALVLTANASSVPMLTVAVVLWGFAFNMIPVVVQLWGARVEPQRTESAMALSVTAFQVAITVGSALGGALLDGYGVRPLLLVGAGAAVAAGLGWALLRIPRD
- a CDS encoding Lrp/AsnC family transcriptional regulator, which gives rise to MDAVNRAIVGELLRDGRATYQEVGSAVGLSAPAVKRRVDLMLARGEIAGFTVRVDPQAMGWILEGYVEIFCSGIVSPKVLERDFAPIPEVVRVSTVTGDADAMVHVMATSMEEIERTVERIRTVTHVVKTRTALVMSRVVDRPGA
- a CDS encoding DedA family protein, with the translated sequence MIRTTVSDDVAGWLDVLGPLAFYLVVWGLVFVGTAFFVGVFIPFLTGDGLLFGAGIVAGSTDRIDIWVLAIGVGIAAVAGDQVAFLLGRRYGRPYLESRKGRWVRAAVVRTEKFYDLFGWWSVVIGRYMPWARVFVPVIAGVTRMPYGRFLTANIFGALSWAVLITVLGYFAASDPSVRPIAYIVAGVVIAASIVAGIRAWRQERSTTPAE
- a CDS encoding ornithine cyclodeaminase translates to MTTVPYLDVAATARWVARRGPEAAIAALTDALERDFARWPELDKRPRIASHSAEGVIELMPTSDAETYGFKLVNGHPLNPSNGFQTVTAIGMLADVRNGYPTFLAEMTLLTALRTAATSALAARYLAPANSRTLALIGCGSQAEFQALGMRAELGIETLRVFDVDRDAMHKLAKHAKALGFDVVLADDAADAVRGADVITTCTADKQNATVLHDADVPAGVFINAIGGDCPGKTELDPAIVARASVFVELPEQTRIEGEIQHQAPDFPVTELWQVITGAAEGRRSQDELVVWDSVGFAVEDWTTLKFVLADVTANAPELLGHLDLIADPEDPKDLFSLVADA
- the ddaH gene encoding dimethylargininase; the encoded protein is MTQNTAPMAQTAPQRSATPRHYLMCPPTYFDVVYAINPWMDPSSPVDTAKALAQWEALRDAYEARGHRVDVIQPEPGLPDMVYAANGGIVVGGRALAARFTFPERAAEGPAYDRWFDTDAAAPYRRLGEAVETMEGEGDLLLIGKLLLAGTGFRTTPAGHAEVAERLELAAQGIELVPLELVDPRYYHLDTALSVLDDGAVSGETVIAYHPEAFSPAAQETLRERFPDAILVGADDAAVLGLNVVSDGLHVFLSDRARDYADALKERGFIPIGVDLSEIFKGGGSVKCCTLELRPASDTLATAVTTEETPR